The Rhodocytophaga rosea genome has a segment encoding these proteins:
- a CDS encoding BamA/TamA family outer membrane protein: MLALVLSVLLNMLPGSAIITNDTTAAPYVIVNHIIIEGNLKTKEQMILRELDITAGDTLKSLQKEAALLRNRNKIFNTHLFVTVDLSVQTIDKTSAYLLIRVTERWYIFPMIIFELADRNFNEWWFERGRSLSRTQYGLRIAHKNFRGRGEQLRATAQFGFTKRFDLAYSIPYLDLAQKHGMGFDISYAQNKSVAFETSGHKLQYTDSESVLRTRFSTGVRFTRRNRYYSFHTIEAKYNYNTIADTLALLNPNYFLEGRTRQQYFRLGYNLSIDRRDIAAYPLKGHLFNVNISRAGFTKKEDVHLTALYTDISVYRPIAKKFYWTASLRGKTSSPGKQPYFNYRGFGYGQDYVRGYEYYVVDGQHYGLAKLTLKRELLNVQKHIPHLMPLRQFQTIPIAIYLKVYGDAGYVVDNTYNIENNRLSNTMLYGGGVGLDIVTFYNTVFRIDASINKQLEKGFFFHFVKDI, encoded by the coding sequence ATGTTAGCGTTAGTGTTATCCGTGCTGCTGAATATGTTGCCCGGCTCTGCAATTATCACCAATGATACAACGGCTGCGCCTTACGTAATCGTAAACCATATTATTATTGAAGGCAACCTGAAAACCAAAGAACAGATGATTCTGCGGGAGCTGGATATTACCGCAGGCGATACCCTCAAATCCTTGCAGAAAGAAGCAGCTTTACTACGGAACAGGAATAAAATATTCAATACACACCTGTTTGTAACTGTTGATCTCAGCGTACAGACGATTGATAAAACCAGTGCCTATCTGCTGATCCGGGTTACCGAACGCTGGTATATTTTCCCGATGATCATTTTTGAGCTCGCCGACCGTAATTTTAACGAATGGTGGTTTGAGCGGGGCAGAAGTCTGAGCCGTACCCAGTATGGCCTTCGGATTGCACATAAAAATTTCAGGGGGCGGGGCGAGCAACTCCGGGCTACTGCCCAGTTTGGGTTTACCAAACGATTCGACCTGGCCTACAGCATACCCTATTTAGACCTCGCCCAGAAACATGGAATGGGTTTCGATATTTCCTACGCCCAGAATAAATCTGTTGCATTCGAAACCAGCGGGCACAAGCTTCAATATACTGATTCAGAGTCGGTGTTACGGACCAGATTTAGTACTGGCGTACGGTTTACCAGGCGGAACAGGTATTATTCTTTCCATACCATCGAAGCAAAATATAATTACAATACCATCGCCGATACCCTTGCGCTGCTAAATCCTAACTACTTTCTGGAAGGCCGCACCAGGCAGCAATATTTCCGCCTCGGATATAACCTTTCCATCGACCGCAGAGACATTGCGGCGTATCCTTTGAAAGGGCACTTATTCAATGTAAATATTTCCCGGGCCGGTTTTACAAAAAAAGAAGATGTACACCTGACTGCCTTGTATACTGATATTTCTGTGTACAGGCCTATTGCTAAGAAGTTCTATTGGACAGCCAGTTTACGGGGAAAAACCTCTTCTCCAGGCAAACAACCCTATTTTAACTACCGGGGCTTTGGCTATGGGCAGGATTATGTGCGGGGATATGAGTATTATGTAGTCGATGGGCAGCATTATGGCCTGGCAAAGCTCACCCTGAAGCGTGAATTACTCAATGTACAAAAGCATATTCCGCACCTGATGCCTCTCCGGCAATTTCAAACCATACCTATCGCGATTTATTTAAAAGTATATGGCGATGCAGGATATGTAGTAGATAATACGTATAATATTGAAAATAACAGATTATCCAATACCATGTTGTATGGAGGTGGCGTAGGTCTGGATATTGTTACGTTTTACAATACCGTCTTCCGGATAGATGCCTCCATAAATAAACAGCTGGAAAAAGGTTTCTTCTTCCATTTTGTGAAGGACATTTAG
- a CDS encoding FecCD family ABC transporter permease: MHSWLQKEPVRIYLLVIVLLVLTVGIGLTGLFVGSFETSWATIYQLLTQYDPADTSQYVILQLRLPRLILAFLAGGALASVGYLIQALVNNPLADPYILGTASGAALGANIVFFGLLPIQVAGIYLPPVFAFLGALLVTFMAISIAYKKGQIISTQLLLGGVALSSLLTAITSLITFLSDSEDKLRSIIFWTMGSFERAQWSDIPLLLVIVILFTLFFSFLHKQINILLLGENRASQLGVNTSLLKWIILGSTSLLTGIAVATCGTIGFVGLIIPHLVRGLFGATGRYNTLFSVWVGGLFMQSCDLLSRLVYPPAGLPIGIVTSFVGVPFFLYLLLGKNYRFE, translated from the coding sequence GTGCATTCCTGGCTGCAAAAAGAACCTGTGAGAATATACCTGCTTGTCATTGTATTGCTCGTTTTAACCGTAGGCATTGGACTTACAGGCTTGTTTGTGGGAAGTTTTGAAACCAGCTGGGCTACCATATACCAGTTGCTTACACAGTATGATCCTGCCGACACTTCGCAGTATGTGATTCTTCAATTGCGCTTACCCAGGTTAATACTGGCTTTTCTGGCTGGTGGTGCCCTGGCTAGTGTAGGATATCTGATTCAGGCGCTGGTAAACAATCCGCTGGCTGATCCTTACATTCTGGGTACAGCTTCCGGAGCGGCTTTGGGAGCCAATATTGTATTTTTTGGATTGCTTCCCATCCAGGTAGCCGGTATTTATCTGCCTCCGGTATTTGCGTTTCTGGGGGCATTATTGGTAACCTTTATGGCTATCAGCATTGCCTACAAAAAAGGCCAGATTATCTCTACGCAGCTTTTGTTGGGGGGAGTAGCACTTTCGTCCTTACTTACCGCCATTACCAGCCTAATCACCTTTCTGTCTGATTCGGAAGATAAACTCCGCAGCATCATTTTCTGGACAATGGGTAGCTTTGAGCGGGCACAATGGTCGGATATACCCTTGCTGCTGGTTATAGTGATTTTGTTTACCCTGTTTTTTTCGTTTTTGCACAAACAGATTAATATTCTGCTGCTGGGCGAAAACCGGGCTTCTCAATTAGGCGTGAATACCAGTTTGCTGAAATGGATCATTCTGGGGAGTACATCCCTGCTTACCGGAATTGCAGTAGCTACTTGTGGTACGATCGGCTTTGTGGGCCTGATTATTCCGCACCTGGTAAGGGGCTTGTTTGGAGCTACCGGAAGATACAATACGCTGTTTTCTGTATGGGTGGGGGGATTATTCATGCAATCCTGCGACCTGCTCTCCAGACTGGTGTATCCGCCTGCCGGTCTGCCTATTGGCATTGTTACTTCATTTGTGGGTGTTCCTTTTTTTCTCTACCTGTTGCTGGGTAAAAACTACCGTTTCGAATAA
- a CDS encoding sensor histidine kinase — translation MEKKEKEGQEKLPRTASLKTADSMLTINNREENKLLETQHKLQQALDETRLAEAEFSSAFEYAPIGMMLINIDGEIFRVNKSLCQLLGYSDKDLLQFTIRDIIYPEDLESSMACFEHLIADKIKSFQEEKRYLTKKGNMVWAYLSISLIKHKDGSPRHFVVQLMDITEKKKAADALKESEQKALQLARHYKFILDSQSVYIIKIDNSGRYSYVNDYYLREFGFTGDLVGRNALENILPEDLPACIAAGEKCLEQPEIPHQVIFRKRRQDGQILGGKWELKGILDQEGKVGEILCVGFDITEQLENLEKTRHLLEVSSEQNVRLQSFAYIISHNIRSHAANFSGLLSLLNESEDENEKMVYTKMLKSSADQLEQTIRNLNEIIAVQENVSKPRERRYLKNEIEKTLQILNGAIMKYTIDVQVLVSEDVEVYVIPAYLDSILLNLISNAIKYRATHRPTYIHIQAESKGKYTILSVSDNGLGLDLKRHGSQLFGMYKKFHHNEDARGFGLYITKSQIEAMGGKIEVESEVGIGSTFKVYLNEKN, via the coding sequence ATGGAAAAGAAAGAAAAAGAGGGCCAGGAAAAATTACCCCGCACAGCATCCTTAAAAACGGCTGATTCTATGTTAACGATTAATAACCGGGAGGAAAATAAGCTGCTCGAAACCCAGCATAAACTTCAGCAGGCACTCGACGAAACACGCCTGGCCGAAGCAGAATTTAGTTCCGCTTTTGAATATGCGCCTATTGGAATGATGCTGATCAATATCGATGGAGAGATTTTCAGGGTAAACAAAAGTTTGTGCCAACTACTTGGCTACTCTGATAAAGATTTGCTGCAATTCACGATACGTGATATTATCTATCCGGAAGATCTGGAGTCAAGTATGGCTTGTTTTGAGCATTTGATAGCTGATAAAATTAAATCTTTTCAGGAGGAGAAACGCTATCTGACTAAAAAAGGGAATATGGTTTGGGCATATCTGAGCATTTCCCTCATTAAACATAAGGATGGCTCTCCCAGGCATTTTGTGGTACAACTTATGGACATTACCGAAAAAAAGAAAGCCGCCGATGCCCTGAAAGAGTCAGAACAGAAAGCGCTGCAACTCGCCAGGCACTACAAATTTATTCTGGACAGTCAGTCGGTGTATATTATAAAAATTGATAATTCCGGAAGGTATTCCTATGTAAACGATTACTATCTACGCGAATTTGGATTTACGGGTGATCTGGTAGGTAGAAATGCTTTGGAAAATATACTGCCGGAAGACTTGCCTGCCTGTATTGCTGCTGGTGAGAAATGCCTCGAGCAGCCAGAAATACCTCATCAGGTTATCTTCAGAAAAAGAAGGCAAGATGGGCAGATACTGGGTGGAAAGTGGGAGCTGAAAGGCATCTTGGATCAGGAAGGAAAGGTAGGTGAAATACTTTGCGTAGGTTTTGATATTACCGAACAGCTGGAAAACCTGGAGAAAACACGGCATCTGCTGGAAGTGAGCAGCGAGCAGAACGTAAGACTTCAGAGCTTTGCCTACATCATTTCGCACAATATACGGTCGCATGCGGCTAATTTCAGTGGCTTACTTTCTTTGCTGAATGAATCAGAAGATGAAAATGAAAAGATGGTGTATACAAAAATGCTGAAATCAAGCGCAGATCAATTAGAGCAAACCATCCGTAATTTAAATGAGATCATTGCCGTACAGGAAAATGTATCCAAACCCAGAGAACGCAGGTATTTGAAAAATGAGATAGAAAAAACCCTGCAGATATTGAATGGCGCTATTATGAAATATACGATTGATGTACAGGTTTTGGTAAGTGAAGATGTAGAGGTTTATGTAATACCTGCCTATTTAGATAGCATTTTACTTAACCTGATCAGCAATGCCATTAAATACCGGGCTACTCACAGACCGACATATATACACATTCAGGCAGAGTCAAAGGGTAAGTACACCATACTGTCGGTAAGCGATAACGGACTAGGCCTGGATTTAAAAAGGCATGGCAGCCAGTTATTTGGCATGTATAAAAAATTCCATCACAATGAAGATGCCCGGGGATTTGGCCTATATATCACAAAAAGCCAGATAGAAGCAATGGGGGGCAAAATAGAAGTGGAGAGTGAAGTAGGCATAGGTTCCACTTTTAAAGTATACCTGAATGAAAAAAATTGA
- the trxA gene encoding thioredoxin, with product MGKAIEITDANFEQIIASDKPVLVDFWAEWCGPCKMIGPIVEELAGDFEGKAVVGKLDVQENAQIPMKFGVRNIPTLLVFKNGQLVDKQVGVVPKNVLAQKLNNAIAKEVV from the coding sequence ATGGGAAAAGCAATCGAAATTACAGATGCCAATTTTGAACAAATTATAGCCAGCGATAAGCCGGTACTTGTAGACTTCTGGGCAGAATGGTGCGGGCCTTGTAAGATGATAGGCCCTATCGTAGAAGAATTAGCCGGCGATTTTGAAGGCAAAGCAGTGGTAGGCAAGCTGGATGTTCAGGAAAATGCACAAATTCCAATGAAATTCGGTGTCAGAAATATACCTACGCTTCTTGTTTTTAAAAATGGCCAGCTGGTCGATAAACAAGTAGGTGTTGTTCCTAAAAATGTACTGGCACAAAAACTGAATAATGCCATTGCCAAAGAAGTGGTATAA
- a CDS encoding DUF3667 domain-containing protein, whose translation MHVSHTCKSCGNIFAGKYCNSCGEKRIEPADLSIWHYVSSIFQALTSTDHKLWRTLKVILMSPGTLSRYYMEGRRIQYLTPVSIFFLANLIYFLIPYFETFNSSLHTQTHLLPHSKIALEMVNEYLEKHQLNEQEFRKMYEAKSTETAKLLLIALVMLTSLPIGLINFRKQPYISGHITFAFETVTFNLLVNTIALSTLAAIVVYIAEAVQANPGFFLNDRLFSFISAGTNFYFLYTGERNFYACTRAGSIWRATAMIMGIYSMLTLYRILLFFITFFLL comes from the coding sequence ATGCACGTAAGCCACACCTGCAAAAGCTGCGGAAATATATTTGCAGGCAAGTACTGTAACTCTTGTGGCGAAAAGCGCATAGAACCTGCTGATCTGAGCATCTGGCATTATGTGTCGAGCATTTTTCAGGCACTTACCTCTACCGATCATAAATTATGGCGAACACTAAAGGTGATCCTGATGTCTCCGGGTACGTTGAGCCGTTATTATATGGAAGGCAGAAGAATACAATACCTGACACCAGTTTCCATATTCTTCCTCGCTAACCTGATCTATTTTCTCATCCCTTATTTTGAAACTTTCAATTCAAGTCTTCATACCCAGACTCATTTATTGCCCCATAGCAAAATAGCATTGGAAATGGTAAATGAATATCTGGAAAAGCACCAGCTGAATGAACAGGAATTCCGGAAGATGTATGAAGCAAAATCTACGGAAACAGCCAAACTGCTCCTGATTGCCCTGGTCATGCTCACCAGTTTACCCATTGGCTTAATCAATTTCCGCAAGCAGCCCTATATTTCTGGCCACATTACATTCGCCTTCGAAACGGTTACTTTTAATTTGCTTGTGAATACCATTGCTTTGAGTACACTGGCAGCCATTGTGGTGTATATAGCAGAAGCCGTACAAGCAAATCCGGGATTTTTCCTCAACGATCGCCTTTTCTCTTTTATCTCTGCCGGTACAAATTTTTATTTTCTCTATACCGGAGAACGGAATTTCTATGCCTGTACCAGGGCAGGTAGTATATGGCGGGCTACGGCGATGATTATGGGCATATATAGTATGCTAACTCTGTACCGGATTCTGCTGTTTTTTATTACTTTTTTCCTCCTGTAA
- the pdxR gene encoding MocR-like pyridoxine biosynthesis transcription factor PdxR yields MAKIASDLSLAGLKVDKQADSSLHVQLYENIREAILTGRLSPGQKLPASRALADELAISRNTVTLAFEQLTIEGYLTAKTGAGTFVATPIPEKLLYSKKASIQKQAIENTGIQPIHPRYGLSQHLLDRNKFYERIIPFQTAIPAFDAFPFQIWSKIAAKVYRNLSSLPLGYGDAAGYRPLREAIAGYLRAARAVNCQADNILIVNGSQQGLQLVAKLLLQPGSKVWMEDPGYHGARAALQEAGSVICPIPVGKEGLQLDYAIAHHPQAKLVYLTPSHQYPLGGTMPLPQRLRLLEYARKEHMWILEDDYDSELRFVGRPLASLQGLDQARRVIYVGTFSKVLFPALRLAYLVIPSAQLMDAFTSAKAMADRQNPVTEQAILAEFIAEGHFARHLRRMRVLYQQRQEVVLRAAQTRLAGLLEVEPAAAGMHVVGWLPEGIDEKAVVARTVEYGLITHLISDYAIYHKTKPGLLLGYTSFDNDTLTEGISTLEKALRSLQY; encoded by the coding sequence ATGGCAAAAATTGCATCTGATCTATCCCTGGCAGGCTTAAAAGTTGACAAGCAGGCAGATTCCTCACTGCACGTACAACTGTATGAAAACATTAGGGAAGCCATACTAACCGGCCGATTGAGTCCCGGACAAAAATTACCAGCCAGCCGTGCCTTGGCCGATGAATTAGCTATTTCACGGAATACTGTTACCCTGGCTTTTGAACAACTTACTATTGAAGGGTATTTAACTGCCAAAACCGGAGCGGGTACATTTGTGGCAACGCCCATTCCCGAAAAACTCCTGTATAGCAAAAAAGCCTCCATACAAAAACAGGCAATAGAAAACACTGGTATTCAGCCTATTCATCCAAGGTATGGCCTGAGCCAGCATCTGCTGGACCGGAATAAATTTTATGAGCGCATTATTCCCTTTCAAACGGCCATTCCGGCATTCGATGCCTTTCCTTTCCAGATCTGGTCTAAAATAGCAGCAAAAGTATACCGGAACCTGTCTTCTCTTCCTTTAGGATATGGGGATGCCGCCGGGTATAGGCCTTTGCGGGAAGCCATTGCAGGCTACCTGAGAGCTGCCAGAGCAGTAAATTGTCAGGCTGATAATATTCTAATTGTAAATGGTTCGCAACAGGGTTTACAACTGGTGGCTAAACTATTATTACAGCCTGGCTCAAAAGTCTGGATGGAAGACCCAGGTTATCATGGAGCCAGAGCGGCTTTGCAGGAGGCTGGTTCAGTAATTTGTCCTATACCAGTAGGAAAAGAGGGCTTGCAACTGGATTATGCCATAGCGCATCATCCGCAGGCAAAACTAGTTTATCTAACCCCTTCGCATCAATATCCTTTAGGTGGCACCATGCCCCTGCCCCAGCGCCTGCGATTGCTGGAATATGCCCGTAAAGAACATATGTGGATTCTGGAAGACGATTATGATAGCGAGCTCCGCTTTGTCGGCAGGCCGCTGGCTTCTCTCCAGGGACTTGATCAGGCCAGACGGGTGATTTATGTAGGCACATTCAGTAAAGTATTATTTCCGGCACTTCGCCTGGCCTATTTAGTAATACCTTCCGCTCAATTAATGGATGCCTTTACCTCTGCCAAAGCCATGGCCGACCGGCAAAATCCGGTAACTGAACAAGCTATTCTGGCTGAATTTATTGCAGAAGGGCATTTTGCCAGACACCTGAGAAGAATGCGGGTGTTATACCAGCAACGGCAAGAGGTTGTATTAAGAGCTGCACAAACCAGACTGGCAGGTTTACTGGAAGTAGAACCTGCCGCAGCCGGCATGCATGTAGTAGGCTGGCTTCCAGAAGGGATAGATGAAAAGGCGGTAGTAGCCAGAACGGTCGAATATGGCCTAATCACTCATCTCATTTCTGATTATGCCATTTACCACAAAACTAAACCAGGATTGTTACTGGGCTATACTTCCTTTGACAATGATACGCTGACAGAAGGTATTTCTACCCTGGAAAAAGCACTACGTTCGCTTCAGTATTGA